A window of the Chloroflexus sp. Y-396-1 genome harbors these coding sequences:
- a CDS encoding WXG100 family type VII secretion target, with the protein MGLIGADTDLLRAAIAAMRQGGDVIEQAFNQASQAMHSLQSNGWAGQHRQQAEELWDRLQPRFASTIAALHQLTTRTERYTNALEEAGRVFGDGGVAAPGIRPPNPPTIPTPPRPAPMPAIPPVPLPPLPRYPINPDWLKSIFERLKLQNRWYTEHFGNVGDLSVLYRGTSTLLRLFRQTSPFLDIASLGLTLAEKYHRGELNWQVAGSEVTKVGVKWLVGFIPGGSYFAAVNAGIQVSGSIFSAGTESLARLVAGPEYDARITKNAQNMTEALQKMDLMNPINKTIEVMWRGEFDKAIPTFWESTVDIVRGAGEFGRATADQISIIATATNEKLAPVIDQTREALATTMEKGRDTFNQVQEQARQAFEPARRFFSSIFKR; encoded by the coding sequence ATGGGGCTAATAGGAGCAGATACTGATCTTTTACGAGCAGCGATTGCAGCGATGCGGCAAGGTGGCGATGTTATAGAGCAGGCGTTTAATCAGGCGAGTCAGGCAATGCACTCGTTGCAAAGTAATGGTTGGGCCGGTCAGCATCGACAGCAAGCAGAAGAACTTTGGGATCGCTTGCAACCGCGCTTTGCCTCCACTATTGCAGCATTACATCAGCTTACAACACGCACCGAGCGCTATACCAATGCACTTGAGGAGGCAGGGCGTGTGTTTGGTGATGGGGGTGTGGCTGCACCTGGAATACGCCCACCAAATCCTCCGACTATTCCGACACCTCCACGACCTGCTCCGATGCCGGCGATACCACCGGTACCTCTACCACCTTTGCCAAGATACCCCATAAACCCCGACTGGCTTAAGTCAATATTTGAACGACTTAAGCTTCAGAATAGATGGTATACAGAACACTTCGGTAATGTAGGCGATTTGTCCGTCCTGTACCGAGGAACGAGCACGTTGCTTAGACTCTTTAGGCAGACCAGCCCTTTTCTGGATATTGCTTCGCTCGGACTTACGCTTGCTGAAAAATACCATCGTGGAGAGTTGAACTGGCAGGTTGCGGGGTCTGAGGTGACTAAGGTTGGGGTTAAATGGCTTGTCGGCTTCATTCCAGGAGGATCATATTTCGCAGCAGTGAACGCAGGCATTCAGGTATCAGGTTCAATATTCAGCGCCGGTACAGAGTCCCTTGCCAGGTTAGTCGCCGGACCTGAGTACGATGCGCGAATTACAAAAAATGCGCAAAACATGACCGAGGCCTTGCAAAAGATGGATTTAATGAATCCAATTAATAAAACGATCGAGGTAATGTGGAGGGGTGAATTCGACAAAGCAATTCCTACATTCTGGGAGTCTACAGTAGACATTGTGAGAGGCGCTGGAGAGTTTGGACGCGCCACTGCCGATCAGATATCAATCATTGCAACTGCAACGAATGAGAAACTTGCTCCGGTGATCGATCAGACACGTGAAGCGCTAGCAACGACGATGGAGAAAGGAAGGGATACTTTCAATCAAGTTCAGGAACAAGCACGGCAAGCATTCGAACCGGCGAGGCGATTCTTTTCATCAATTTTCAAGCGATAA
- a CDS encoding PASTA domain-containing protein translates to MNMGTSTFDVDARTDRGRQRANNQDNVGRADQWHRKDGISVERDLRERYGRLYVVADGVGGNADGADASRIVVDEVINAFYYGTGDDQFPEAPVDRLKAAIEYASRQVFAEAKRRRNNMASTVVAALIHGNTLTVANVGDSPAILCRVNEQPRTLIKAHIRRSEDGGKALSQAMGDKQVYPSLYSTEWRENDVIVLCSDGLTDLVTPEEIADIVLSTPNARQATRKLINLANQRGGHDNISAVVVRHAPPTGEKVIDRSWSVPIPTRTQFLAVIGLVALSVLSIIGFLSVVGPNSGSGSSTTVTHATQFAPTVFTNNGSNSNPVLGIVPTSTLGALPPEITPTIVTPTVMQTSGQGGSGPGSVRPISTPSLIRSPVSPTVTQPVLATDTPTTKVVVPSVIGKPLADAEKELKNLGLQPIVEEVEKPDGNPGHVFEMSPSPGAEVEQGTIITLKVAKSLSPSPTAPPPPAPTSPPPPPPVPTSPPPPPPAPTSPPPPPPAPTNPPPPPPAPTNPPPPPPAPTNPPPPPPAPTNPPAPTETPAPTNPPAPTNPPAPTNPPTPTNPPAPTNPPAPTNPPAPTNPPAPIDPGT, encoded by the coding sequence ATGAATATGGGTACTTCTACATTTGATGTTGATGCTCGCACTGATCGCGGTCGTCAACGTGCCAATAATCAGGATAATGTTGGACGGGCCGATCAATGGCACCGAAAAGATGGCATTAGTGTTGAGCGTGATTTACGAGAGCGTTATGGGCGGCTGTATGTCGTAGCAGATGGTGTTGGTGGTAATGCAGATGGTGCTGATGCTAGCCGAATTGTTGTAGACGAAGTGATCAATGCGTTTTATTACGGTACTGGTGATGATCAGTTCCCTGAAGCACCAGTAGACCGCCTTAAGGCAGCGATTGAGTACGCATCGCGTCAAGTGTTTGCCGAAGCCAAGCGACGACGAAACAATATGGCTTCCACCGTTGTTGCAGCCTTGATCCACGGCAATACACTCACAGTTGCTAACGTTGGCGATAGTCCGGCTATTCTATGTCGCGTTAACGAACAACCTAGAACTCTGATCAAAGCGCATATCCGACGTAGTGAAGATGGAGGGAAAGCCCTCTCCCAGGCAATGGGAGATAAGCAGGTTTATCCATCGCTCTATTCTACCGAATGGCGTGAAAATGACGTTATTGTACTTTGTTCTGATGGATTAACTGATCTTGTCACACCGGAGGAAATTGCAGATATCGTTCTTTCCACACCTAATGCACGTCAGGCAACTCGCAAGCTGATCAACCTTGCAAACCAGCGTGGAGGTCATGACAATATCAGTGCGGTTGTGGTGCGTCATGCACCACCAACTGGCGAAAAGGTGATAGATAGATCATGGTCAGTGCCAATCCCGACACGGACGCAATTCCTGGCAGTTATTGGCCTCGTTGCGTTGTCTGTACTTTCGATCATTGGCTTTCTGTCAGTGGTGGGACCTAACAGTGGATCGGGGTCTTCAACAACTGTTACTCATGCTACACAATTCGCACCAACAGTTTTTACAAATAACGGATCGAATAGTAACCCTGTCTTGGGTATTGTACCTACTTCGACTTTAGGTGCGTTACCGCCTGAAATCACACCAACTATTGTTACACCAACGGTAATGCAGACCAGCGGACAGGGTGGTAGTGGCCCTGGCTCTGTAAGACCGATTTCAACACCGTCACTAATCCGATCACCTGTATCACCGACTGTAACGCAGCCAGTGCTTGCTACAGATACTCCGACAACGAAGGTTGTAGTTCCAAGTGTCATAGGAAAGCCACTAGCAGACGCTGAGAAGGAACTGAAAAATCTCGGCTTGCAGCCGATCGTTGAAGAAGTAGAAAAACCTGACGGCAACCCAGGGCATGTGTTTGAAATGAGTCCATCCCCTGGAGCAGAGGTAGAACAGGGAACAATTATCACCCTGAAAGTCGCTAAATCATTGTCACCATCGCCGACTGCGCCACCGCCGCCCGCGCCGACGAGCCCGCCGCCACCGCCGCCCGTGCCGACGAGCCCGCCGCCACCGCCGCCCGCGCCGACGAGCCCGCCGCCACCGCCGCCCGCGCCGACGAACCCGCCGCCACCGCCGCCCGCGCCGACGAACCCGCCGCCACCGCCGCCCGCGCCGACGAACCCGCCGCCACCGCCGCCTGCGCCGACGAACCCGCCCGCGCCGACGGAAACACCTGCGCCGACGAACCCGCCCGCGCCGACGAACCCGCCCGCGCCAACGAACCCGCCTACGCCGACGAACCCGCCTGCGCCGACGAACCCGCCTGCGCCGACGAACCCGCCTGCGCCGACGAACCCGCCTGCGCCGATAGATCCTGGAACATAA
- a CDS encoding WXG100 family type VII secretion target, producing MGLIQADVERLRAAIGALKQGHSEIESALRQVSQAMNALQNRSWAGRHRQQAEVIWNQLQGRFSPLLDALQQLSDRTVRFTDAFEAAGSRFDSGKGIVPTSPDVRAPERGIAGSINSGNSGTDSPTNSPSDSAPPSSPLPPVLNQRVRLRNGAEVLPTELDGRTPVAGWIAFTGSQDSYPCRLLLPAIPTIDIHNSTRQLSSSLG from the coding sequence ATGGGATTGATTCAGGCTGACGTAGAACGCCTGCGGGCAGCGATTGGGGCGCTAAAACAAGGACATAGCGAGATTGAGAGTGCGCTTCGACAGGTTAGTCAAGCGATGAATGCCTTGCAAAATCGGTCATGGGCAGGAAGACATCGCCAACAAGCAGAAGTGATATGGAATCAACTACAGGGGCGGTTCTCACCATTACTCGATGCACTACAGCAGCTTAGTGACCGTACAGTTCGGTTTACCGATGCTTTTGAAGCAGCAGGTAGCCGGTTCGATAGTGGCAAGGGTATTGTTCCTACGTCTCCCGACGTCAGAGCACCTGAGCGAGGGATTGCTGGAAGCATCAACAGTGGTAATAGCGGTACCGACTCTCCAACCAATTCGCCATCAGATTCGGCGCCGCCATCTTCTCCTCTGCCGCCGGTGTTGAATCAGAGAGTGCGTCTGCGAAACGGAGCCGAAGTACTGCCAACCGAGCTAGATGGACGTACACCGGTTGCTGGCTGGATAGCGTTTACGGGAAGCCAGGACAGTTACCCCTGCAGGCTCCTATTACCAGCGATTCCAACAATCGACATCCACAACTCTACGAGGCAGTTATCGAGCAGTTTGGGGTAG